The Vitis riparia cultivar Riparia Gloire de Montpellier isolate 1030 chromosome 3, EGFV_Vit.rip_1.0, whole genome shotgun sequence genome includes a region encoding these proteins:
- the LOC117909549 gene encoding uncharacterized protein LOC117909549 isoform X1, translated as MFSNSQLHALIFLLAGMLSTHFLAIGKFWKMKWNSMLEYKTGICFDLPCWFYLFCLNYPHSCGYCLLFVWISTCRPLFALGYPLCASIWVIETKSISDIRKLVTYWVLFSLITLFEDAFSNLLECIPFWPCIKLMVICWLVIPHFDGSYYVYQHLVQPGLSMDPQVVMNRRFNESKKLYHSRENFLVAADRYIKENGAEALEKLLASKLRSTKPNVEVKEIKAPAEPEKKGEQESTLMEADPQRNVAHVTDAFDSMAMVLKEKPLYWWKCEEPNVAQEEIPVVEVTEIKNVGGGAIRCEGPNAVKKEIKVTEVTQRTFSGTAQWVKQTEINLGETKSNTTCAAEIKERAAEIEACLHKKVQKEWACAVCQVTTQSEATFNSHLQGKRHKVTSKQLKAKKQATKISGSPPVSMAKKFDQSTKEEQPKCTSYNLKSKNSGISAASTVKNPDETRDDERQKCGSNNGPNEKNNKKQEEKALVPETSEQGHQNLKQNGDGMKELGSRCNICYVSCTSELDMTSHLNGRRHFNRVKQLSNYGAVTAM; from the exons ATGTTCTCAAATTCTCAGCTGCATGCTTTGATCTTCTTGTTGGCTGGTATGTTGTCCACACATTTTCTCGCCattggaaaattttggaaaatgaagTGGAATTCTATGTTGGAGTACAAAACTGGGATTTGCTTTGATTTACCATGTTGGTTTTATCTCTTTTGTTTGAATTACCCACATTCTTGTGGTTattgtttgttgtttgtttggATTTCTACTTGCAGGCCTCTCTTTGCACTGGGTTATCCTCT ATGTGCTTCAATTTGGGTAATTGAGACTAAGTCAATCTCAGACATTCGGAAGTTGGTGACATATTGGGTTCTATTTTCCTTGATTACACTCTTTGAAGATGCTTTTTCCAATCTCCTCGAATG TATACCATTCTGGCCTTGCATAAAGCTGATGGTCATCTGCTGGCTGGTGATACCGCATTTTGATGGTTCATATTATGTCTATCAACACCTAGTTCAACCAGGCTTGTCCATGGATCCACAAGTTGTCATGAATCGGCGCTTCAATGAATCAAAAAAGTTGTATCATAGCAGAGAAAACTTTCTTGTTGCAGCAGACcgatatattaaagaaaatggagcTGAAGCTTTGGAGAAACTACTTGCTAGTAAG TTGAGGAGCACAAAGCCTAATGTTGAAGTGAAAGAGATCAAAGCACCTGCAGAACCGGAGAAAAAAGGGGAACAGGAAAGTACTCTAATGGAGGCAGATCCCCAGAGAAATGTTGCTCATGTTACTGATGCATTTGATTCAATGGccatggttttaaaagaaaaaccactTTAT TGGTGGAAATGTGAAGAGCCTAATGTTGCTCAAGAGGAGATCCCAGTAGTCGAAGTAACAGAGATAAAAAATGTGGGGGGTGGAGCAATCAGG TGTGAAGGGCCTAATGCTGTTAAGAAGGAGATCAAAGTGACGGAAGTAACACAGAGAACATTCAGTGGTACAGCACAGTGG GTTAAACAAACAGAGATAAATCTTGGTGAAACTAAAAGTAATACAACCTGTGCAGCGGAGATAAAAGAAAGGGCTGCAGAAATTGAGGCATGTCTTCATAAGAAAGTCCAGAAAGAGTGGGCTTGTGCTGTATGCCAGGTCACAACCCAAAGTGAGGCGACCTTTAATTCCCATCTTCAAGGGAAGAGACATAAGGTCACTTCTAAGCAGCTGAAAGCCAAAAAGCAGGCAACCAAAATCAGTGGTTCCCCACCTGTTTCAATGGCAAAGAAATTTGATCAGTCCACCAAAGAGGAGCAACCGAAGTGTACTTCCTACAATCTGAAATCCAAAAACAGTGGAATCTCAGCTGCTTCAACAGTGAAGAATCCTGATGAGACAAGAGATGATGAGCGACAAAAGTGTGGATCTAACAATGGACCGAACGAGAAGAATAACAAAAAGCAAGAGGAGAAGGCACTTGTTCCTGAGACCAGTGAGCAAGGTCATCAGAACTTAAAGCAAAATGGTGATGGAATGAAAGAGTTGGGATCACGGTGCAATATCTGTTATGTAAGCTGCACAAGTGAGCTTGACATGACCTCTCATCTCAATGGAAGGAGGCACTTTAATAGGGTAAAGCAGCTGTCTAATTATGGTGCAGTAACTGCAATGTAA
- the LOC117909549 gene encoding uncharacterized protein LOC117909549 isoform X4 → MGFMNVLKFSAACFDLLVGWPLFALGYPLCASIWVIETKSISDIRKLVTYWVLFSLITLFEDAFSNLLECIPFWPCIKLMVICWLVIPHFDGSYYVYQHLVQPGLSMDPQVVMNRRFNESKKLYHSRENFLVAADRYIKENGAEALEKLLASKLRSTKPNVEVKEIKAPAEPEKKGEQESTLMEADPQRNVAHVTDAFDSMAMVLKEKPLYWWKCEEPNVAQEEIPVVEVTEIKNVGGGAIRCEGPNAVKKEIKVTEVTQRTFSGTAQWVKQTEINLGETKSNTTCAAEIKERAAEIEACLHKKVQKEWACAVCQVTTQSEATFNSHLQGKRHKVTSKQLKAKKQATKISGSPPVSMAKKFDQSTKEEQPKCTSYNLKSKNSGISAASTVKNPDETRDDERQKCGSNNGPNEKNNKKQEEKALVPETSEQGHQNLKQNGDGMKELGSRCNICYVSCTSELDMTSHLNGRRHFNRVKQLSNYGAVTAM, encoded by the exons ATGGGTTTTATGAATGTTCTCAAATTCTCAGCTGCATGCTTTGATCTTCTTGTTGGCTG GCCTCTCTTTGCACTGGGTTATCCTCT ATGTGCTTCAATTTGGGTAATTGAGACTAAGTCAATCTCAGACATTCGGAAGTTGGTGACATATTGGGTTCTATTTTCCTTGATTACACTCTTTGAAGATGCTTTTTCCAATCTCCTCGAATG TATACCATTCTGGCCTTGCATAAAGCTGATGGTCATCTGCTGGCTGGTGATACCGCATTTTGATGGTTCATATTATGTCTATCAACACCTAGTTCAACCAGGCTTGTCCATGGATCCACAAGTTGTCATGAATCGGCGCTTCAATGAATCAAAAAAGTTGTATCATAGCAGAGAAAACTTTCTTGTTGCAGCAGACcgatatattaaagaaaatggagcTGAAGCTTTGGAGAAACTACTTGCTAGTAAG TTGAGGAGCACAAAGCCTAATGTTGAAGTGAAAGAGATCAAAGCACCTGCAGAACCGGAGAAAAAAGGGGAACAGGAAAGTACTCTAATGGAGGCAGATCCCCAGAGAAATGTTGCTCATGTTACTGATGCATTTGATTCAATGGccatggttttaaaagaaaaaccactTTAT TGGTGGAAATGTGAAGAGCCTAATGTTGCTCAAGAGGAGATCCCAGTAGTCGAAGTAACAGAGATAAAAAATGTGGGGGGTGGAGCAATCAGG TGTGAAGGGCCTAATGCTGTTAAGAAGGAGATCAAAGTGACGGAAGTAACACAGAGAACATTCAGTGGTACAGCACAGTGG GTTAAACAAACAGAGATAAATCTTGGTGAAACTAAAAGTAATACAACCTGTGCAGCGGAGATAAAAGAAAGGGCTGCAGAAATTGAGGCATGTCTTCATAAGAAAGTCCAGAAAGAGTGGGCTTGTGCTGTATGCCAGGTCACAACCCAAAGTGAGGCGACCTTTAATTCCCATCTTCAAGGGAAGAGACATAAGGTCACTTCTAAGCAGCTGAAAGCCAAAAAGCAGGCAACCAAAATCAGTGGTTCCCCACCTGTTTCAATGGCAAAGAAATTTGATCAGTCCACCAAAGAGGAGCAACCGAAGTGTACTTCCTACAATCTGAAATCCAAAAACAGTGGAATCTCAGCTGCTTCAACAGTGAAGAATCCTGATGAGACAAGAGATGATGAGCGACAAAAGTGTGGATCTAACAATGGACCGAACGAGAAGAATAACAAAAAGCAAGAGGAGAAGGCACTTGTTCCTGAGACCAGTGAGCAAGGTCATCAGAACTTAAAGCAAAATGGTGATGGAATGAAAGAGTTGGGATCACGGTGCAATATCTGTTATGTAAGCTGCACAAGTGAGCTTGACATGACCTCTCATCTCAATGGAAGGAGGCACTTTAATAGGGTAAAGCAGCTGTCTAATTATGGTGCAGTAACTGCAATGTAA
- the LOC117909549 gene encoding uncharacterized protein LOC117909549 isoform X2: MFSNSQLHALIFLLAGMLSTHFLAIGKFWKMKWNSMLEYKTGICFDLPCWFYLFCLNYPHSCGYCLLFVWISTCRPLFALGYPLCASIWVIETKSISDIRKLVTYWVLFSLITLFEDAFSNLLECIPFWPCIKLMVICWLVIPHFDGSYYVYQHLVQPGLSMDPQVVMNRRFNESKKLYHSRENFLVAADRYIKENGAEALEKLLASKLRSTKPNVEVKEIKAPAEPEKKGEQESTLMEADPQRNVAHWWKCEEPNVAQEEIPVVEVTEIKNVGGGAIRCEGPNAVKKEIKVTEVTQRTFSGTAQWVKQTEINLGETKSNTTCAAEIKERAAEIEACLHKKVQKEWACAVCQVTTQSEATFNSHLQGKRHKVTSKQLKAKKQATKISGSPPVSMAKKFDQSTKEEQPKCTSYNLKSKNSGISAASTVKNPDETRDDERQKCGSNNGPNEKNNKKQEEKALVPETSEQGHQNLKQNGDGMKELGSRCNICYVSCTSELDMTSHLNGRRHFNRVKQLSNYGAVTAM, from the exons ATGTTCTCAAATTCTCAGCTGCATGCTTTGATCTTCTTGTTGGCTGGTATGTTGTCCACACATTTTCTCGCCattggaaaattttggaaaatgaagTGGAATTCTATGTTGGAGTACAAAACTGGGATTTGCTTTGATTTACCATGTTGGTTTTATCTCTTTTGTTTGAATTACCCACATTCTTGTGGTTattgtttgttgtttgtttggATTTCTACTTGCAGGCCTCTCTTTGCACTGGGTTATCCTCT ATGTGCTTCAATTTGGGTAATTGAGACTAAGTCAATCTCAGACATTCGGAAGTTGGTGACATATTGGGTTCTATTTTCCTTGATTACACTCTTTGAAGATGCTTTTTCCAATCTCCTCGAATG TATACCATTCTGGCCTTGCATAAAGCTGATGGTCATCTGCTGGCTGGTGATACCGCATTTTGATGGTTCATATTATGTCTATCAACACCTAGTTCAACCAGGCTTGTCCATGGATCCACAAGTTGTCATGAATCGGCGCTTCAATGAATCAAAAAAGTTGTATCATAGCAGAGAAAACTTTCTTGTTGCAGCAGACcgatatattaaagaaaatggagcTGAAGCTTTGGAGAAACTACTTGCTAGTAAG TTGAGGAGCACAAAGCCTAATGTTGAAGTGAAAGAGATCAAAGCACCTGCAGAACCGGAGAAAAAAGGGGAACAGGAAAGTACTCTAATGGAGGCAGATCCCCAGAGAAATGTTGCTCAT TGGTGGAAATGTGAAGAGCCTAATGTTGCTCAAGAGGAGATCCCAGTAGTCGAAGTAACAGAGATAAAAAATGTGGGGGGTGGAGCAATCAGG TGTGAAGGGCCTAATGCTGTTAAGAAGGAGATCAAAGTGACGGAAGTAACACAGAGAACATTCAGTGGTACAGCACAGTGG GTTAAACAAACAGAGATAAATCTTGGTGAAACTAAAAGTAATACAACCTGTGCAGCGGAGATAAAAGAAAGGGCTGCAGAAATTGAGGCATGTCTTCATAAGAAAGTCCAGAAAGAGTGGGCTTGTGCTGTATGCCAGGTCACAACCCAAAGTGAGGCGACCTTTAATTCCCATCTTCAAGGGAAGAGACATAAGGTCACTTCTAAGCAGCTGAAAGCCAAAAAGCAGGCAACCAAAATCAGTGGTTCCCCACCTGTTTCAATGGCAAAGAAATTTGATCAGTCCACCAAAGAGGAGCAACCGAAGTGTACTTCCTACAATCTGAAATCCAAAAACAGTGGAATCTCAGCTGCTTCAACAGTGAAGAATCCTGATGAGACAAGAGATGATGAGCGACAAAAGTGTGGATCTAACAATGGACCGAACGAGAAGAATAACAAAAAGCAAGAGGAGAAGGCACTTGTTCCTGAGACCAGTGAGCAAGGTCATCAGAACTTAAAGCAAAATGGTGATGGAATGAAAGAGTTGGGATCACGGTGCAATATCTGTTATGTAAGCTGCACAAGTGAGCTTGACATGACCTCTCATCTCAATGGAAGGAGGCACTTTAATAGGGTAAAGCAGCTGTCTAATTATGGTGCAGTAACTGCAATGTAA
- the LOC117909549 gene encoding uncharacterized protein LOC117909549 isoform X5 — MFSNSQLHALIFLLAGMLSTHFLAIGKFWKMKWNSMLEYKTGICFDLPCWFYLFCLNYPHSCGYCLLFVWISTCRPLFALGYPLCASIWVIETKSISDIRKLVTYWVLFSLITLFEDAFSNLLECIPFWPCIKLMVICWLVIPHFDGSYYVYQHLVQPGLSMDPQVVMNRRFNESKKLYHSRENFLVAADRYIKENGAEALEKLLASKWWKCEEPNVAQEEIPVVEVTEIKNVGGGAIRCEGPNAVKKEIKVTEVTQRTFSGTAQWVKQTEINLGETKSNTTCAAEIKERAAEIEACLHKKVQKEWACAVCQVTTQSEATFNSHLQGKRHKVTSKQLKAKKQATKISGSPPVSMAKKFDQSTKEEQPKCTSYNLKSKNSGISAASTVKNPDETRDDERQKCGSNNGPNEKNNKKQEEKALVPETSEQGHQNLKQNGDGMKELGSRCNICYVSCTSELDMTSHLNGRRHFNRVKQLSNYGAVTAM; from the exons ATGTTCTCAAATTCTCAGCTGCATGCTTTGATCTTCTTGTTGGCTGGTATGTTGTCCACACATTTTCTCGCCattggaaaattttggaaaatgaagTGGAATTCTATGTTGGAGTACAAAACTGGGATTTGCTTTGATTTACCATGTTGGTTTTATCTCTTTTGTTTGAATTACCCACATTCTTGTGGTTattgtttgttgtttgtttggATTTCTACTTGCAGGCCTCTCTTTGCACTGGGTTATCCTCT ATGTGCTTCAATTTGGGTAATTGAGACTAAGTCAATCTCAGACATTCGGAAGTTGGTGACATATTGGGTTCTATTTTCCTTGATTACACTCTTTGAAGATGCTTTTTCCAATCTCCTCGAATG TATACCATTCTGGCCTTGCATAAAGCTGATGGTCATCTGCTGGCTGGTGATACCGCATTTTGATGGTTCATATTATGTCTATCAACACCTAGTTCAACCAGGCTTGTCCATGGATCCACAAGTTGTCATGAATCGGCGCTTCAATGAATCAAAAAAGTTGTATCATAGCAGAGAAAACTTTCTTGTTGCAGCAGACcgatatattaaagaaaatggagcTGAAGCTTTGGAGAAACTACTTGCTAGTAAG TGGTGGAAATGTGAAGAGCCTAATGTTGCTCAAGAGGAGATCCCAGTAGTCGAAGTAACAGAGATAAAAAATGTGGGGGGTGGAGCAATCAGG TGTGAAGGGCCTAATGCTGTTAAGAAGGAGATCAAAGTGACGGAAGTAACACAGAGAACATTCAGTGGTACAGCACAGTGG GTTAAACAAACAGAGATAAATCTTGGTGAAACTAAAAGTAATACAACCTGTGCAGCGGAGATAAAAGAAAGGGCTGCAGAAATTGAGGCATGTCTTCATAAGAAAGTCCAGAAAGAGTGGGCTTGTGCTGTATGCCAGGTCACAACCCAAAGTGAGGCGACCTTTAATTCCCATCTTCAAGGGAAGAGACATAAGGTCACTTCTAAGCAGCTGAAAGCCAAAAAGCAGGCAACCAAAATCAGTGGTTCCCCACCTGTTTCAATGGCAAAGAAATTTGATCAGTCCACCAAAGAGGAGCAACCGAAGTGTACTTCCTACAATCTGAAATCCAAAAACAGTGGAATCTCAGCTGCTTCAACAGTGAAGAATCCTGATGAGACAAGAGATGATGAGCGACAAAAGTGTGGATCTAACAATGGACCGAACGAGAAGAATAACAAAAAGCAAGAGGAGAAGGCACTTGTTCCTGAGACCAGTGAGCAAGGTCATCAGAACTTAAAGCAAAATGGTGATGGAATGAAAGAGTTGGGATCACGGTGCAATATCTGTTATGTAAGCTGCACAAGTGAGCTTGACATGACCTCTCATCTCAATGGAAGGAGGCACTTTAATAGGGTAAAGCAGCTGTCTAATTATGGTGCAGTAACTGCAATGTAA
- the LOC117909549 gene encoding uncharacterized protein LOC117909549 isoform X3, with translation MFSNSQLHALIFLLAGMLSTHFLAIGKFWKMKWNSMLEYKTGICFDLPCWFYLFCLNYPHSCGYCLLFVWISTCRPLFALGYPLCASIWVIETKSISDIRKLVTYWVLFSLITLFEDAFSNLLECIPFWPCIKLMVICWLVIPHFDGSYYVYQHLVQPGLSMDPQVVMNRRFNESKKLYHSRENFLVAADRYIKENGAEALEKLLASKLRSTKPNVEVKEIKAPAEPEKKGEQWWKCEEPNVAQEEIPVVEVTEIKNVGGGAIRCEGPNAVKKEIKVTEVTQRTFSGTAQWVKQTEINLGETKSNTTCAAEIKERAAEIEACLHKKVQKEWACAVCQVTTQSEATFNSHLQGKRHKVTSKQLKAKKQATKISGSPPVSMAKKFDQSTKEEQPKCTSYNLKSKNSGISAASTVKNPDETRDDERQKCGSNNGPNEKNNKKQEEKALVPETSEQGHQNLKQNGDGMKELGSRCNICYVSCTSELDMTSHLNGRRHFNRVKQLSNYGAVTAM, from the exons ATGTTCTCAAATTCTCAGCTGCATGCTTTGATCTTCTTGTTGGCTGGTATGTTGTCCACACATTTTCTCGCCattggaaaattttggaaaatgaagTGGAATTCTATGTTGGAGTACAAAACTGGGATTTGCTTTGATTTACCATGTTGGTTTTATCTCTTTTGTTTGAATTACCCACATTCTTGTGGTTattgtttgttgtttgtttggATTTCTACTTGCAGGCCTCTCTTTGCACTGGGTTATCCTCT ATGTGCTTCAATTTGGGTAATTGAGACTAAGTCAATCTCAGACATTCGGAAGTTGGTGACATATTGGGTTCTATTTTCCTTGATTACACTCTTTGAAGATGCTTTTTCCAATCTCCTCGAATG TATACCATTCTGGCCTTGCATAAAGCTGATGGTCATCTGCTGGCTGGTGATACCGCATTTTGATGGTTCATATTATGTCTATCAACACCTAGTTCAACCAGGCTTGTCCATGGATCCACAAGTTGTCATGAATCGGCGCTTCAATGAATCAAAAAAGTTGTATCATAGCAGAGAAAACTTTCTTGTTGCAGCAGACcgatatattaaagaaaatggagcTGAAGCTTTGGAGAAACTACTTGCTAGTAAG TTGAGGAGCACAAAGCCTAATGTTGAAGTGAAAGAGATCAAAGCACCTGCAGAACCGGAGAAAAAAGGGGAACAG TGGTGGAAATGTGAAGAGCCTAATGTTGCTCAAGAGGAGATCCCAGTAGTCGAAGTAACAGAGATAAAAAATGTGGGGGGTGGAGCAATCAGG TGTGAAGGGCCTAATGCTGTTAAGAAGGAGATCAAAGTGACGGAAGTAACACAGAGAACATTCAGTGGTACAGCACAGTGG GTTAAACAAACAGAGATAAATCTTGGTGAAACTAAAAGTAATACAACCTGTGCAGCGGAGATAAAAGAAAGGGCTGCAGAAATTGAGGCATGTCTTCATAAGAAAGTCCAGAAAGAGTGGGCTTGTGCTGTATGCCAGGTCACAACCCAAAGTGAGGCGACCTTTAATTCCCATCTTCAAGGGAAGAGACATAAGGTCACTTCTAAGCAGCTGAAAGCCAAAAAGCAGGCAACCAAAATCAGTGGTTCCCCACCTGTTTCAATGGCAAAGAAATTTGATCAGTCCACCAAAGAGGAGCAACCGAAGTGTACTTCCTACAATCTGAAATCCAAAAACAGTGGAATCTCAGCTGCTTCAACAGTGAAGAATCCTGATGAGACAAGAGATGATGAGCGACAAAAGTGTGGATCTAACAATGGACCGAACGAGAAGAATAACAAAAAGCAAGAGGAGAAGGCACTTGTTCCTGAGACCAGTGAGCAAGGTCATCAGAACTTAAAGCAAAATGGTGATGGAATGAAAGAGTTGGGATCACGGTGCAATATCTGTTATGTAAGCTGCACAAGTGAGCTTGACATGACCTCTCATCTCAATGGAAGGAGGCACTTTAATAGGGTAAAGCAGCTGTCTAATTATGGTGCAGTAACTGCAATGTAA
- the LOC117909549 gene encoding uncharacterized protein LOC117909549 isoform X6 produces the protein MVICWLVIPHFDGSYYVYQHLVQPGLSMDPQVVMNRRFNESKKLYHSRENFLVAADRYIKENGAEALEKLLASKLRSTKPNVEVKEIKAPAEPEKKGEQESTLMEADPQRNVAHVTDAFDSMAMVLKEKPLYWWKCEEPNVAQEEIPVVEVTEIKNVGGGAIRCEGPNAVKKEIKVTEVTQRTFSGTAQWVKQTEINLGETKSNTTCAAEIKERAAEIEACLHKKVQKEWACAVCQVTTQSEATFNSHLQGKRHKVTSKQLKAKKQATKISGSPPVSMAKKFDQSTKEEQPKCTSYNLKSKNSGISAASTVKNPDETRDDERQKCGSNNGPNEKNNKKQEEKALVPETSEQGHQNLKQNGDGMKELGSRCNICYVSCTSELDMTSHLNGRRHFNRVKQLSNYGAVTAM, from the exons ATGGTCATCTGCTGGCTGGTGATACCGCATTTTGATGGTTCATATTATGTCTATCAACACCTAGTTCAACCAGGCTTGTCCATGGATCCACAAGTTGTCATGAATCGGCGCTTCAATGAATCAAAAAAGTTGTATCATAGCAGAGAAAACTTTCTTGTTGCAGCAGACcgatatattaaagaaaatggagcTGAAGCTTTGGAGAAACTACTTGCTAGTAAG TTGAGGAGCACAAAGCCTAATGTTGAAGTGAAAGAGATCAAAGCACCTGCAGAACCGGAGAAAAAAGGGGAACAGGAAAGTACTCTAATGGAGGCAGATCCCCAGAGAAATGTTGCTCATGTTACTGATGCATTTGATTCAATGGccatggttttaaaagaaaaaccactTTAT TGGTGGAAATGTGAAGAGCCTAATGTTGCTCAAGAGGAGATCCCAGTAGTCGAAGTAACAGAGATAAAAAATGTGGGGGGTGGAGCAATCAGG TGTGAAGGGCCTAATGCTGTTAAGAAGGAGATCAAAGTGACGGAAGTAACACAGAGAACATTCAGTGGTACAGCACAGTGG GTTAAACAAACAGAGATAAATCTTGGTGAAACTAAAAGTAATACAACCTGTGCAGCGGAGATAAAAGAAAGGGCTGCAGAAATTGAGGCATGTCTTCATAAGAAAGTCCAGAAAGAGTGGGCTTGTGCTGTATGCCAGGTCACAACCCAAAGTGAGGCGACCTTTAATTCCCATCTTCAAGGGAAGAGACATAAGGTCACTTCTAAGCAGCTGAAAGCCAAAAAGCAGGCAACCAAAATCAGTGGTTCCCCACCTGTTTCAATGGCAAAGAAATTTGATCAGTCCACCAAAGAGGAGCAACCGAAGTGTACTTCCTACAATCTGAAATCCAAAAACAGTGGAATCTCAGCTGCTTCAACAGTGAAGAATCCTGATGAGACAAGAGATGATGAGCGACAAAAGTGTGGATCTAACAATGGACCGAACGAGAAGAATAACAAAAAGCAAGAGGAGAAGGCACTTGTTCCTGAGACCAGTGAGCAAGGTCATCAGAACTTAAAGCAAAATGGTGATGGAATGAAAGAGTTGGGATCACGGTGCAATATCTGTTATGTAAGCTGCACAAGTGAGCTTGACATGACCTCTCATCTCAATGGAAGGAGGCACTTTAATAGGGTAAAGCAGCTGTCTAATTATGGTGCAGTAACTGCAATGTAA